The proteins below are encoded in one region of Papaver somniferum cultivar HN1 unplaced genomic scaffold, ASM357369v1 unplaced-scaffold_31, whole genome shotgun sequence:
- the LOC113341781 gene encoding short-chain dehydrogenase TIC 32, chloroplastic-like yields MWLLSRKGGQSGFSAYNTAEEVTHGIDASGLTAIVTGSSNGIGAETARVLAMGGVQVVIAVRNLVSGMAVKETLVKETPSAKVYVLELDLSSMASVRKFVAEFKVLSLPLKILINNAGTICPYKLSPDKIELQFATNYLGHFLLTDLLLETMKWTASQSNIEGKIVNVSSEGYKLAYREGIRFDRLNDESWYVTPLYYFGAYGQSKLANILHANEISRCLKEDGVEITANSLHPGAIVTNLWHNSSVVSGWLTKAFGSMIEKILVKNVKQGASTTCYAALHPNVNSISGEYFVDNSISVLNSHARDTELAKKLWDLSMKLIHNC; encoded by the exons ATGTGGTTGTTGAGCAGAAAAGGAGGTCAATCTGGGTTTTCAGCATATAATACAGCTGAAGAAGTAACTCATGGAATTGATGCCTCTGGTCTTACTGCCATTGTTACTG GATCATCAAACGGTATTGGCGCTGAGACTGCGCGTGTACTTGCGATGGGCGGAGTTCAAGTAGTCATTGCAGTGAGGAATTTGGTTTCAGGTATGGCTGTAAAAGAAACACTAGTAAAGGAAACACCTTCTGCCAAAGTATATGTATTGGAGTTAGATCTTAGTTCCATGGCATCAGTGAGAAAATTTGTTGCAGAATTCAAGGTCTTGAGTCTTCCACTGAAGATACTTAT TAATAATGCGGGCACTATATGTCCCTACAAGCTTTCCCCTGACAAGATAgagcttcagtttgcaacaaattATTTAG GTCATTTCCTTTTGACTGATCTTTTGCTGGAGACTATGAAATGGACTGCATCTCAAAGTAACATTGAAGGAAAAATTGTCAATGTTTCTTCTGAAGGTTACAAGTTGGCATACAGAGAAGGGATCCGCTTCGATAGGCTTAATGATGAATCGTGGTATGTAACTCCCTTATATTAT TTTGGGGCATATGGGCAGTCAAAACTTGCAAATATATTGCATGCTAATGAGATAAGTAGATGCCTGAAG GAAGACGGGGTGGAAATAACTGCAAATTCACTTCATCCAGGAGCAATTGTGACAAACCTTTGGCATAATAGTAGCGTAGTTTCTG GTTGGTTAACTAAGGCTTTCGGGTCTATGATTGAAAAAATTTTGGTGAAAAATGTTAAGCAG GGAGCATCAACGACATGCTATGCTGCACTACATCCGAATGTTAACAGTATAAGTGGAGAGTATTTTGTGGACAACAGCATTTCAGTACTAAACTCACACGCTAGAGATACTGAATTAGCCAAGAAACTATGGGATTTGAGCATGAAATTGATCCATAATTGTTGA
- the LOC113341780 gene encoding cytochrome P450 CYP82D47-like: MVDFIYQYFALASIGGLLACISFFYFLWISVIRPRYMKTRHHDSNDMKLTPIPPPEVGGAWPIIGHLPQLAGSTPLFKILGDMADKYGSIFMVWFGMYPTLVVSSWEMSKECFTINDKFLASRPPTASGKYLGYDFAMLGFAFYGPYWRELRKISTLQLLSHKRLELLKHVTNSEIENCIKKLYQGWNKNQNQNQIKQEGATSGSFKVDMTRVFGDLTLNTVLKLVVGKALYTEDDNEKEREESQKLHETISEFFRLAGVTVASDALPFLGRLDVDGQKKQMKRIAKEMDLIAEKWLEEHRERKRPRTLLHAAADSSNDENDFMDVLISVLDEAKDNLFYDYSRDTVIKATYLALTLAASDTTSVSMTWALSLLLTNPSVLQKAQEELDTVVGKDRNIQDHDINDLVYLQAIIKETLRLYPAGPLSVPHEAIEDCNIGGYKVKAGTRLLVNLWKLHRDPRVWSNPLEFKPERFLSELDGGTGGEAANLDFKGQNFEYTPFGSGRRMCPGLNLAIQTLHMSLACLLHAFDFDISTGLVIDMAEGSGLTMPKVTPLEVHLYPRLPSTLY; this comes from the exons ATGGTAGATTTCATTTACCAGTACTTCGCGTTGGCAAGTATTGGGGGCTTGTTAGCTTGCATATCCTTCTTCTACTTTCTATGGATCTCAGTTATAAGGCCAAGATATATGAAAACCAGACATCATGATTCCAACGATATGAAACTAACCCCGATACCACCACCTGAAGTTGGAGGCGCGTGGCCAATAATAGGTCATCTTCCTCAACTGGCAGGATCTACACCTCTGTTCAAAATCCTTGGCGACATGGCTGACAAGTATGGAAGTATTTTCATGGTCTGGTTCGGTATGTACCCAACGCTAGTTGTGAGTAGTTGGGAGATGTCTAAAGAATGCTTCACCATCAACGACAAGTTCCTTGCTAGTCGCCCACCTACTGCTTCTGGCAAGTACCTTGGTTATGACTTTGCCATGCTTGGTTTCGCCTTTTATGGTCCTTACTGGCGTGAGTTGCGTAAGATCTCTACTCTCCAATTACTCTCCCATAAGCGTCTCGAGTTGCTCAAGCATGTCACGAATTCAGAGATCGAAAACTGTATAAAAAAATTATACCAAGGTTGGAATAAAAACCAGaaccaaaaccaaatcaaacAGGAAGGTGCAACTTCTGGATCCTTTAAAGTCGACATGACTCGGGTGTTTGGAGATCTAACCTTGAATACAGTGTTAAAGTTGGTTGTAGGAAAGGCTCTCTACACTGAGGATGACAATGAAAAAGAGAGAGAAGAGAGTCAAAAACTGCATGAGACCATCTCAGAATTCTTCAGACTAGCAGGAGTTACCGTTGCATCTGATGCTCTTCCGTTCCTTGGGAGGCTGGATGTGGATGGACAAAAGAAACAGATGAAGAGGATAGCCAAGGAGATGGACTTGATTGCTGAAAAATGGCTTGAAGAGCATCGAGAAAGAAAGAGACCGCGGACACTATTACACGCAGCAGCAGACAGCAGTAATGATGAGAACGACTTCATGGATGTGTTGATATCAGTTCTTGATGAAGCGAAGGATAATCTCTTCTATGATTACAGTCGGGACACTGTCATTAAAGCCACCTATCTG GCACTTACCTTAGCTGCCTCAGACACAACATCAGTGTCAATGACATGGGCTCTCTCACTACTACTCACCAATCCTAGTGTCTTACAGAAGGCCCAGGAAGAACTTGACACCGTAGTCGGCAAGGATCGAAACATACAGGACCATGACATCAATGACTTGGTCTACCTCCAAGCAATTATCAAGGAAACACTGCGGCTGTACCCTGCAGGCCCACTTTCTGTACCCCACGAGGCTATTGAAGACTGCAATATAGGTGGGTATAAAGTGAAAGCAGGCACACGCTTGTTGGTTAACCTGTGGAAACTGCATCGTGATCCACGAGTGTGGTCAAACCCGTTGGAGTTTAAGCCAGAGAGGTTTCTTTCAGAGCTCGATGGTGGTACTGGTGGTGAAGCAGCAAATCTGGACTTTAAGGGTCAAAATTTTGAGTACACACCGTTCGGATCAGGACGAAGGATGTGCCCAGGGCTCAATTTAGCCATCCAGACACTTCATATGTCACTAGCTTGCCTACTTCATGCATTCGACTTCGACATATCAACTGGACTGGTAATAGACATGGCTGAAGGTTCGGGTTTAACCATGCCCAAAGTAACCCCACTAGAAGTTCACCTTTACCCACGTCTTCCCAGCACACTTTACTAG